The stretch of DNA ACTCTACAAATGTGAACATGCATAGAGAATAACTGCATTAGTTCTCTCTGCCGTACATCTAATTACTTCTATTAAATCAATCAAATCTCAATTAACCAGCCCATActcgaaaaaattaataatctaATACCATTACGTACTTAGTACAATTTATAGAGAAATAAGTACCCATTTTTTCCAAATATATTCTTGAGCAATTACCCGCTTCTTGGTGGTAGAAAATTTTTGTTTGCAGATGTCTGATGTCGGTAAGATACGAAATTTTCTATAGAATAAGGATActttaatattgtaaaaattgcttaaagataatataatttcttcttataatattatttaattttaaagactGCGGGactataaacgcgaaagtgcttctgtctgtctgttacttatTTACAATTTAACTGCTGAACTAATCATGACGCAGAGATAGCTTTTTGGGATCCTGGACAGGAGATGGACCTGGGATGGGTGAGTCCTTCATTTTCCAGGGATGAAAAGCGTCATGATAGACATTatgatactttttatctcaaaaaaaaaaaccaaatccacgcagacaaatacgcggtattatttttaaaattcagaacTTATTCTGTGTCAGTATGTGTCAGTctcaaactgtggaatcaactcgcTTCTTCGGTGTTCCAATTAGATTACCAGTTACAACACGGGCTTAGTCAAGGAGttgatcaacaaattcctgaaaggccggcaacgcatggatggttcctctggtgctgcaaatgttcaagggcgtcggtaatcacttaacatcaggtgacccacctgctcgtttgctcgctatttttgtattaaaaaaaatctacttaacTAGCTAAATTGTGCGAGTTAAAAATGGTTCAAATAACTTACTTTCCATCCTTCTTATGGCCATTCTTCGAGTGGTACTTAATGCCATTGACATTTTTGTAGCGCTTCTTACATCCGGGCACCGGGCATGCAAACGGCTTCTCCTGCGCCGCCGCTGACCCTAGTGCACCAGACGACGCACTTGCATTCATTCTATCAAAAAATACTGTTATTAACGTAACTTATACTTACGTCAAAACAATAACTGTGCCCTCTTGTCCCTTAATTACCCTATGTCTGTATTGACTATATAGAAAAAGATATGGCACAACATAATCTTGTACGGGAGCGGTGTGCAGGCCCGACCATACCAAATATCTCCCACCGAGCGGTTGCCTTGCTGGGTAGCGCCAGCTGGCCAACGGATGTatcttgaaacttctatattaagtatatagtGCAGATATCAGAAAACTCTGTTAGTGCAATTCAGGTTTGCGTGTTCTTCTTGTACTTCAGCTGTAAGGTACTGctgctgccatctagtgagagCGTCgtgtaaatatacttactttactCCATAACGCAGTATGAACTCTGAGCTGTACTCCTCGACGGTAGTCCAAGAATCGTTACTGTCATCCGACGGGCTCATGACTTCTTCCTCATCCATTTCACTTcctgaaattataattttcattaTTCTGCGACATCTCgcaggctaaaataaaataatatgaagaaagttattttattttctgtgatgtaaccacaaaacggtttccggatttttccctttacttgtgatataagacctacctaccggccaaatttcatgattctaggtcatccggaagtaccctataggtgttcttgacagacacgacgggcggacagacggacaacaaagtgattctataaactataaaggttccttatttccttttgaagtacgaaTCCCTAAAAACTTATaaacttacttaattttaaaaaaatctattttgatttctacttatttaattactagctaATAAATGCCCGcaattttaaaatcccgtggggattccctatttttccgggatataattTCAAAGGATTATACAAACGTAAAAATATAACGTACATTAATTAGTGTTTTATAAGTTCTAATTTACAGTAACCTGTAGGTGTGCTGCTTCGAACCGAGGGTGTCTTCGGCGCGGAGAACAGGCGCCGGCGGACGTCGACGGCCGCCGGCATGCTTTGAAGTTCCCGCCTCGACGCCTCCGTAAAGAATTTCAAAACGTAACTTAGCGGGATACATGCTGGCTGTGAAGCTTCTTTTTGCTCTACCACAGCGGGATCATAGTctgaaaagaaatgttaaaaatgGGAAAACCTATGACTAACAATAGCATCTATAACTTTACTTCATACTGCCAGGGGCCACCGGAATCAGCTGTTcattgtttacatattttgttacaattttttcgcATTGTATATTTAACTTCATGTTTTTAAAGTATGCTACTACACAATTGTAcgttattttagttatttataatgCTTATTGTAAGAACAATACAATTATAAAGATTTCCCGCAATAATTTATATAGAGTACACAATGTTGGCAACTTTGACATATTGATAAGACGTATAATGGAGAACCTCTATATTTATAGTGAgcatgaaatatgaaatatgaccgccgataatgtaaaatatttaatatttaccgATATGTACGTCTTCGATGTGCTCAATTAGGTCCGCTAGTCGTGGAAATGTTATGCCACAGCCATTAAATTTACAGATATTTAGCATGAACACCGCCATTTCGGATGGACGATAATGGAGTCGACTAGTCAAATGGCACCTAAACGTCTGCAATATtacattaatttagtttttaaaagtaaatttgttaaaaataatgtttttcgtagaatcaattaaaataataatttatgaattttgaaataactaataGAAAAGAACTCTCTACagaaataaacgtttatttaataagtattgAATGCATGTGTCATTCGCGCAACCCAATCAATAGTTGGCTGCTCCAAGCGGAACTAGCGCAGCCTGCGCAAGTCATCCAATAGCAACACGGGATTTATACTCTGTTTCATTTGACCACTCAGAAATTGGACATTCCAAAGGCCGGTCTCCTCCTTTTCGGTGTTCTTTGGTAAGTGTCAGAGAGATTGACGAACGACCTAAATCGTGAAAAAGTGTTGAAATCCTCGCCTATTATCAAGCAAAAAGTGTTAATACTGATAACAGAAGGCCCACAGTGCGTGTcggtgcaaatatttaatagtgATTTTGTAAGTTGTCATTGAAGACTGCCTTCAAAACTGAAAGATTGATCGCCGATTCGGCCATTTTCCGCTATCCCATAGCAATTAATTTATGTGAAGATAAACTCGTCCGCCTCATTGCCTTTAGTGCAAAGTGATAAAACATTGGGTACTATCGAAAAATCATAGATATACAACGAATACCCTATCTTGTCACAGTTACGTAGCCTCCTAAAATTACGTAACGTTCTGCGGTCAAACTGTCAAGTTCTAAGGAAAACTCCCTCTTCAAACATTCCCAATAAATATAGTTATCATTTACTAGTGGAACATTTCTTTCAGTTGTCGATCGCCGCTCCCAATAAACCACAAATATGCTGTCTGCTGCTAGACTGATCGCCCCTGCAGCCAGGTCtgctgtaagtacctaccttgaaTATTACTTCATTTTCAATGGATTTATActtaaaattatacatttaagACAGAGTATTATTTAAATCATGTGATAACTTGGAATTTCAAATGAGCTTTAAAagaattgttattattatctataactTAATTGATATTGTTAGGTAATTCCCAGTAAACATAGAAGGATGTGAACATTTTTACATATTTGATTCCAACTAAATGTTAGCCTGTTATATAACATCATAATCAGATGTTATCCATCTGTGTATCAGTCAACATTTTGTATTATAGCATATTTTGCTTACAATTATcagtataattaaatatatgcCCAAAAGAAttgatttatttagatttttagtcAATGTCATGGACTTAAATATCTAATCAATACCAAGGACACAAATTTTTCTgatgttaaataaatataagagGTCTCCTAAATCTTATGTAATAATGAATTATCACTGATTCAGAAATATGAAGAAGCTGACAAGAAAGtgattatttatgtattttataaaaataaacagattATAAAGAAATAGAATTTTGATAAGAAAAAGCAGTGATAGCTAGTGGTTAAGGTGTTGGCCTTCTAGCCGGAGGTTCCACAGGGCACACACCTCTTAACTTTTTTGAGATATTTGCATTTCAAACCTCATCAAAAATCTCTTGCTTTgccgttgaaggaaaacatagtgacgAAACCTACAGTTCTGTATCAGCATTTTCATGGAGGCTTTTGCCGACTTATGAAAAGAAATGAACTGATGTTGCTTGTATAATGTTTCAGATCTTCAGCAATACAGCTTTGGTGAGGCCACTAGCGGCGGTCCCCTCCCAAACACAAATTGTCCCCGTAGTACCCTCCCAGCTCTCAGCGGTGCGCTCCTTCCAGACCACCTCAGTCACTAAGGACATTGACTCAGCTGCCAAATTCATAGGCGCTGGTGCAGCGACAGTAGGAGTAGCAGGATCCGGTGAGAAACTGAACTTTTTCTGGTGATCTGCAGCCAATAGTCTTAAGAGTTCTGAGTGTTGTGAATGTATTTTCTGAATAATATTCTAACTTCCAACCACAATCAAGTTTTTGAGATTCTGGGCGCTTATGGTAAAACAACTTGTCACATTGGAAAAGAAATGTCCTGATTATATCCTGGGTGGAATGTTTTTTCAGATATGTCCATATTATAACTTGAATTTCCACACACATAAGGTGTTAACTACACCATCTATTAAATGGTCCCATAACTTCATACTCTTGAAAGCTGTTGGAAGTGGGATTGGTGTCTTAAGGCTAGCTTGGAACTGTGGGACTGTATTTTAAGAGTTAAAGCTTGCTAATTTTGGGCATCAATGCTATTTTGGTTAAAGCTGCCAAGGCTTAAAAGGAAAAGATTTGGAGCATTTTTGCAGAACCATTTTTATGCAATGAAATAGGCTTGCTTTATTTGTTGGTACTCCAcgtacactttttttttacttttactaaatcaATGACTGATTTCCTAAATGTACTAAGATCTCCTTAAACCACATTCAAAAAATATGCTGAGGTCTATTCCTATTAAGTTTTTGTTAAATGAGTAATCCTGGGGAAGATAAAGGGTATTTTATGTAACAGCAGTGATTGCATAACATGCAAGTACATTATTGATTTTTAGTTTGGCATGCAGACATTGTCTCAAGTAGTTTCTTGGAGTTCATTCAACTGGTTTTATAATACTTGCTTATTATATGTGGTGGTATGTTAAACTTAGAGAGATCTTAGTACATTCAGAGAATATTTTGACAGTACTGTCATTGATATTGAGGCGCAAGTTGTGAACTAACATTTTCATCAGCACATACCTAGCTTTTATAAACTAATCTATTCTTTTTACTCTCATTAAGCATTCTTTGCACATCTAAGCATGCGATGTATTTTGAGcatcatattattttgattaaccTAGTGCCTAATACTGATAGCTATTGATACTTGCAATCACTTCTTATTGGCTGACATTCTTCTATAGGCTAAAATGCACAGATTTGGCATTGAtaatggcgccgattctgtcAATAAACTAAATTTCAAGgattgttttctttttagtattactcaaaaaggaaaaaaaaaagtgaattttATGAGCTGCCCTCAGAATCAGCACCACTATCAAACTTATGTAGAGTTATGACATAAAATTATAACACATGCTGCTAGATATGCAGAGAAACATATTCCTAACTCTTCCTACCTTATCCTTTATTCCTTACCCTTTGTGTTATTAACAGGTATTGGCATTGGTGTGGTGTTTGGATGTCTTATCATTGGCTATGCACGCAACCCTTCACTCAAGCAACAATTATTTTCATATGCTATCCTTGGATTCGCACTGTCTGAAGCAATGggcttattttgtttaatgatTGCTTTCTTAATGCTGTTTGCTTTTTaaacatacatttatttttagcttttttttaagTTAGTGTACAGTGTAATGATATTATGGAATCTGGAACTTGTTGGATGTGTGTACATTAAACtcacaatatacatatatttgcaTGGCGCATGGCTTACCTACGGTATGTATCATTTCTGCTTTtccatttacataattttatgaaaaaaatcttATCAGTTACTGTTACCCCATTAAGCTGCCATTGCTTATCAGTATCAAATGATTATGCTTTTTGGTTGATATAAAAGTATTCAACCATTACAAATTgatttttgtaatacgaaattTCATAAGTGATTTGGATATTGGGAATTGTCTATAATAATGAGTAATGACTTTTGTTGTTACCCGCTCTACTAGCACGCAATTCACCTCCGCATATACCTACGATTCTTTGTGCGAAACATATATCTCTATAACTAGCCAAGTTT from Maniola jurtina chromosome 10, ilManJurt1.1, whole genome shotgun sequence encodes:
- the LOC123869137 gene encoding juxtaposed with another zinc finger protein 1 yields the protein MAVFMLNICKFNGCGITFPRLADLIEHIEDVHIDYDPAVVEQKEASQPACIPLSYVLKFFTEASRRELQSMPAAVDVRRRLFSAPKTPSVRSSTPTGSEMDEEEVMSPSDDSNDSWTTVEEYSSEFILRYGVKMNASASSGALGSAAAQEKPFACPVPGCKKRYKNVNGIKYHSKNGHKKDGKVKKAYKCQCGKSYKTAQGLKSHSVTQHTTHQPSEGRIHAPKLQNLVVTASPSTRPHVATPALETIDASKLVRIYDTIKAKDLPSFSIPKHNLTHLNIISANQNSQTLRHSVLLTPSSSPASSPLDKVKYERPPKVTVTQETTYETSSLTLPSDRRG
- the LOC123869138 gene encoding ATP synthase lipid-binding protein, mitochondrial produces the protein MLSAARLIAPAARSAIFSNTALVRPLAAVPSQTQIVPVVPSQLSAVRSFQTTSVTKDIDSAAKFIGAGAATVGVAGSGAGIGTVFGSLIIGYARNPSLKQQLFSYAILGFALSEAMGLFCLMMAFLLLFAF